A DNA window from Dendrosporobacter quercicolus contains the following coding sequences:
- a CDS encoding chemotaxis protein CheW encodes MEDVLVTTEDLQLVVFRLANEEYGLPITKVQEINRLTPITKLPQTPVFMEGVINLRGRIIPVIDLRKRFELAVEEYTDDTRIIVVDFSGQTVGVIVDAVTEVVRLAAASVEPPPNNSVLDARYIEGVGKMDNRLLILLAADQIFTSQEEFAIQQTNG; translated from the coding sequence ATGGAAGATGTACTTGTAACAACTGAAGACCTGCAATTGGTTGTTTTCCGTCTGGCCAATGAAGAATACGGCCTGCCGATTACCAAGGTTCAGGAAATAAACCGTTTAACACCAATTACCAAACTTCCTCAGACACCGGTATTCATGGAAGGTGTAATCAATTTACGGGGGCGGATTATTCCTGTTATTGATCTGCGTAAGCGATTTGAGCTGGCAGTGGAAGAATATACGGATGACACCAGAATTATTGTAGTTGATTTTAGCGGGCAGACGGTAGGCGTAATTGTAGATGCAGTCACTGAAGTAGTGCGGCTGGCTGCCGCCAGTGTGGAACCGCCGCCTAACAATTCGGTGCTTGACGCCCGTTATATCGAAGGTGTGGGCAAAATGGACAACCGTTTACTGATTTTGCTGGCTGCAGATCAAATTTTTACCAGTCAGGAAGAATTTGCTATTCAACAAACCAATGGATAA